From a region of the Alnus glutinosa chromosome 1, dhAlnGlut1.1, whole genome shotgun sequence genome:
- the LOC133854727 gene encoding filament-like plant protein isoform X1: MEKRKLFWKRKSSEKSPGETESSGSMSSHSERNSDDQETLKSSPNDKTQSPEVTSKAVASAEDVDDGSSKKDVNDSVKSLMEKLSAALVNVSAKDDLVRQHAKVAEEAVAGWEKAENEVVVLKQQLESAVQQNSVLEDRVSHLDGAIKELVRQLRQSREEQEQKIHEAVVKKTHEWETTRLKLENQLLDLQSKAEAAESDSPANVDAENCRIIEYLEKENSALKLELQSQSEELEIRTIERDLSTQSAEMASKQHLESIKKVVKLEAECRRLKSMALKSSPVNDHKSATASSICVESLTDSQSESEERLSLGEVNTHKMSSSEPNKCESSCSDSWASALIAELDQFKNEKAVKRNLQASSAQIDLMDDFLEMERLAALAETKNGSHCLASEVSNQTINGESSLRTEVGTMSRRIAELEETLEKMEAQKTELEIALITSQDCIETSQLQLKEAEVKLEELQRELNTAKEKKQVVESRLSSMEAEARTMSAKVECLEVEVQKEKVLSAEIAGKCRELEDELSRKRQEIELQKTASSNGEMKIKQEDLAVAAGKLAECQKTIASLGNQLKSLATLEDFLIDTANLPEFSAGASLSPKADGELWKLHSNETFSPKRVSASSRIADESSGPLTKKIEENSPPSSSSSAALSNHVSSEKNRNGFAKFFSRTKSGIRLEI; the protein is encoded by the exons ATGGAAAAAAGGAAATTGTTTTGGAAGAGGAAATCTTCTGAAAAAAGCCCCGGCGAAACTGAGAGTTCAGGTTCGATGTCTTCGCATTCAGAGAGAAACTCTGATGATCAG GAGACACTCAAGTCATCTCCCAATGATAAAACTCAATCACCTGAAGTCACATCAAAAGCTGTGGCAAGTGCCGAAGATGTTGATGATGGTTCATCAAAGAAAGATGTTAATGATAGTGTGAAAAGCCTGATGGAGAAGTTATCCGCTGCTCTTGTGAATGTTAGTGCCAAAGATGACTTGGTGAGGCAGCATGCCAAAGTTGCAGAAGAAGCTGTTGCAG GCTGGGAGAAGGCTGAAAATGAAGTGGTTGTTCTAAAGCAACAACTTGAGTCTGCAGTTCAGCAAAACTCAGTGCTTGAAGATCGGGTAAGCCATCTTGATGGGGCTATCAAAGAGCTTGTTCGGCAGCTAAGACAATCAAGAGAGGAGCAGGAACAAAAGATCCATGAAGCTGTGGTGAAGAAAACCCATGAGTGGGAAACCACCAGACTCAAACTTGAGAACCAGCTTCTTGATCTCCAGAGCAAAGCAGAAGCTGCTGAATCTGATTCTCCTGCCAACGTTGATGCCGAAAATTGCCGTATAATTGAATATTTGGAGAAAGAGAACTCAGCTCTCAAACTTGAGCTCCAATCTCAATCTGAAGAGTTGGAAATCAGGACGATTGAGAGAGACTTGAGTACCCAATCAGCTGAGATGGCCAGCAAGCAACATTTGGAGAGCATAAAGAAGGTGGTCAAGCTTGAGGCTGAGTGCCGGAGGCTAAAATCCATGGCTCTCAAATCATCCCCGGTTAATGATCATAAATCTGCTACTGCCTCCTCAATTTGTGTTGAATCTCTCACAGATAGTCAATCAGAGAGTGAGGAGAGGCTTAGCTTGGGGGAGGTCAATACCCACAAGATGAGTAGCTCAGAGCCAAACAAGTGTGAGTCCAGTTGCTCAGACTCATGGGCGTCTGCCTTAATTGCGGAACTTGAtcaattcaaaaatgaaaaggCTGTTAAAAGAAATCTCCAAGCCTCTTCTGCGCAAATCGATCTTATggatgattttcttgaaatggaACGACTTGCTGCACTGGCTGAAACCAAGAATGGAAGCCATTGCCTTGCATCAGAGGTTTCCAATCAAACCATTAATGGAGAAAGTTCCCTGAGAACTGAGGTTGGCACCATGAGTCGTCGGATAGCTGAATTAGAAGAGACATTAGAAAAGATGGAAGCACAGAAAACTGAACTGGAGATTGCTCTAATTACTAGTCAAGACTGTATTGAGACATCTCAACTTCAGCTGAAGGAGGCAGAAGTGAAGTTGGAGGAGTTGCAAAGAGAGCTAAAtactgcaaaagaaaaaaagcaagtTGTTGAGTCTAGACTCTCTAGCATGGAAGCAGAAGCCAGGACCATGTCTGCCAAAGTTGAATGTTTAGAAGTGGAGGTTCAAAAAGAGAAGGTTTTGTCAGCAGAAATTGCAGGCAAGTGTCGGGAATTAGAGGATGAGCTATCAAGGAAGAGGCAGGAAATCGAACTTCAGAAAACTGCAAGCTCGAACGGTGAAATGAAGATAAAGCAG GAGGATCTAGCTGTAGCTGCTGGAAAACTTGCAGAGTGCCAGAAAACAATAGCGTCTCTTGGGAATCAACTGAAATCTCTAGCAACACTGGAAGACTTCTTGATTGACACTGCCAACCTACCTGAGTTTTCTGCAGGCGCGTCACTGAGTCCCAAAGCTGATGGAGAACTGTGGAAGTTGCATTCTAATGAAACATTTTCACCCAAAAGAGTTTCCGCCTCTTCAAGAATCGCTGATGAAAGTTCTGGTcctttaacaaagaaaattgaagagaacTCACccccatcttcatcttcatctgcTGCATTGTCAAATCATGTCAGTTCGGAGAAGAATCGAAATGGGTTCGCAAAATTTTTCTCTCGTACCAAGAGTGGGATACGACTAGAAA
- the LOC133854727 gene encoding filament-like plant protein isoform X2, translating into MEKRKLFWKRKSSEKSPGETESSGSMSSHSERNSDDQTLKSSPNDKTQSPEVTSKAVASAEDVDDGSSKKDVNDSVKSLMEKLSAALVNVSAKDDLVRQHAKVAEEAVAGWEKAENEVVVLKQQLESAVQQNSVLEDRVSHLDGAIKELVRQLRQSREEQEQKIHEAVVKKTHEWETTRLKLENQLLDLQSKAEAAESDSPANVDAENCRIIEYLEKENSALKLELQSQSEELEIRTIERDLSTQSAEMASKQHLESIKKVVKLEAECRRLKSMALKSSPVNDHKSATASSICVESLTDSQSESEERLSLGEVNTHKMSSSEPNKCESSCSDSWASALIAELDQFKNEKAVKRNLQASSAQIDLMDDFLEMERLAALAETKNGSHCLASEVSNQTINGESSLRTEVGTMSRRIAELEETLEKMEAQKTELEIALITSQDCIETSQLQLKEAEVKLEELQRELNTAKEKKQVVESRLSSMEAEARTMSAKVECLEVEVQKEKVLSAEIAGKCRELEDELSRKRQEIELQKTASSNGEMKIKQEDLAVAAGKLAECQKTIASLGNQLKSLATLEDFLIDTANLPEFSAGASLSPKADGELWKLHSNETFSPKRVSASSRIADESSGPLTKKIEENSPPSSSSSAALSNHVSSEKNRNGFAKFFSRTKSGIRLEI; encoded by the exons ATGGAAAAAAGGAAATTGTTTTGGAAGAGGAAATCTTCTGAAAAAAGCCCCGGCGAAACTGAGAGTTCAGGTTCGATGTCTTCGCATTCAGAGAGAAACTCTGATGATCAG ACACTCAAGTCATCTCCCAATGATAAAACTCAATCACCTGAAGTCACATCAAAAGCTGTGGCAAGTGCCGAAGATGTTGATGATGGTTCATCAAAGAAAGATGTTAATGATAGTGTGAAAAGCCTGATGGAGAAGTTATCCGCTGCTCTTGTGAATGTTAGTGCCAAAGATGACTTGGTGAGGCAGCATGCCAAAGTTGCAGAAGAAGCTGTTGCAG GCTGGGAGAAGGCTGAAAATGAAGTGGTTGTTCTAAAGCAACAACTTGAGTCTGCAGTTCAGCAAAACTCAGTGCTTGAAGATCGGGTAAGCCATCTTGATGGGGCTATCAAAGAGCTTGTTCGGCAGCTAAGACAATCAAGAGAGGAGCAGGAACAAAAGATCCATGAAGCTGTGGTGAAGAAAACCCATGAGTGGGAAACCACCAGACTCAAACTTGAGAACCAGCTTCTTGATCTCCAGAGCAAAGCAGAAGCTGCTGAATCTGATTCTCCTGCCAACGTTGATGCCGAAAATTGCCGTATAATTGAATATTTGGAGAAAGAGAACTCAGCTCTCAAACTTGAGCTCCAATCTCAATCTGAAGAGTTGGAAATCAGGACGATTGAGAGAGACTTGAGTACCCAATCAGCTGAGATGGCCAGCAAGCAACATTTGGAGAGCATAAAGAAGGTGGTCAAGCTTGAGGCTGAGTGCCGGAGGCTAAAATCCATGGCTCTCAAATCATCCCCGGTTAATGATCATAAATCTGCTACTGCCTCCTCAATTTGTGTTGAATCTCTCACAGATAGTCAATCAGAGAGTGAGGAGAGGCTTAGCTTGGGGGAGGTCAATACCCACAAGATGAGTAGCTCAGAGCCAAACAAGTGTGAGTCCAGTTGCTCAGACTCATGGGCGTCTGCCTTAATTGCGGAACTTGAtcaattcaaaaatgaaaaggCTGTTAAAAGAAATCTCCAAGCCTCTTCTGCGCAAATCGATCTTATggatgattttcttgaaatggaACGACTTGCTGCACTGGCTGAAACCAAGAATGGAAGCCATTGCCTTGCATCAGAGGTTTCCAATCAAACCATTAATGGAGAAAGTTCCCTGAGAACTGAGGTTGGCACCATGAGTCGTCGGATAGCTGAATTAGAAGAGACATTAGAAAAGATGGAAGCACAGAAAACTGAACTGGAGATTGCTCTAATTACTAGTCAAGACTGTATTGAGACATCTCAACTTCAGCTGAAGGAGGCAGAAGTGAAGTTGGAGGAGTTGCAAAGAGAGCTAAAtactgcaaaagaaaaaaagcaagtTGTTGAGTCTAGACTCTCTAGCATGGAAGCAGAAGCCAGGACCATGTCTGCCAAAGTTGAATGTTTAGAAGTGGAGGTTCAAAAAGAGAAGGTTTTGTCAGCAGAAATTGCAGGCAAGTGTCGGGAATTAGAGGATGAGCTATCAAGGAAGAGGCAGGAAATCGAACTTCAGAAAACTGCAAGCTCGAACGGTGAAATGAAGATAAAGCAG GAGGATCTAGCTGTAGCTGCTGGAAAACTTGCAGAGTGCCAGAAAACAATAGCGTCTCTTGGGAATCAACTGAAATCTCTAGCAACACTGGAAGACTTCTTGATTGACACTGCCAACCTACCTGAGTTTTCTGCAGGCGCGTCACTGAGTCCCAAAGCTGATGGAGAACTGTGGAAGTTGCATTCTAATGAAACATTTTCACCCAAAAGAGTTTCCGCCTCTTCAAGAATCGCTGATGAAAGTTCTGGTcctttaacaaagaaaattgaagagaacTCACccccatcttcatcttcatctgcTGCATTGTCAAATCATGTCAGTTCGGAGAAGAATCGAAATGGGTTCGCAAAATTTTTCTCTCGTACCAAGAGTGGGATACGACTAGAAA